A single region of the Silene latifolia isolate original U9 population chromosome 8, ASM4854445v1, whole genome shotgun sequence genome encodes:
- the LOC141594723 gene encoding uncharacterized protein LOC141594723, whose protein sequence is MGDPVSIRETMAPKHIFNPSIQRPRIQANNFEIKNALLNLVQDNQFGGGPLENPNDHLNDFLENCDMYKSNGVSDDALDNHTASQNRVIDEIRASQKATETHVAQISQQLSQLAQNPGKFPGNTVNPREVNAVFLRSGKQLEEVEKSPKWKRKRVSSEIVKEHPVEVVEEGEIRVEKSKEVEIVDPPKQDEPIATKAKECTPPPREYVAPVPFPQRLARPRLEKKYEKFVEILKGINVTIPFLDMITEIPSYGKFLKELVTFKKKNGEVQTINLSKECSAILTHTNKLPNKLEDPGSFSIPCSIQGVAIKRALCDLGASVSLMPVSIFKRLNLGDLKLTRVSLQLVDRSVKFPIGVIEDVPLVVGKLVIPCDFFVMDMPEDYNVPIILGRPCLATGGAMIDVKSGKLSLQVGEDRVEFELQKSLEAPSLGDTCCIVDILENPMEEHDPKASSMDPLETCLVNGYED, encoded by the exons ATGGGTGATCCGGTTTCGATAAGAGAGACTATGGCTCCTAAGCACATATTCAATCCAAGCATCCAAAGACCAAGAATTCAAGCTAATAACTTTGAAATCAAAAATGCCTTGCTCAACCTTGTTCAAGACAACCAATTTGGAGGAGGTCCCTTGGAGAACCCAAATGATCATCTAAATGATTTCCTTGAAAATTGTGATATGTACAAGTCAAATGGGGTCTCCGATGATGCG CTTGATAACCACACTGCCTCACAAAACCGGGTTATTGATGAAATACGAGCATCCCAAAAGGCTACGGAAACTCATGTAGCCCAAATTTCCCAACAATTGAGTCAATTGGCTCAAAATCCGGGGAAGTTTCCGGGTAATACGGTTAACCCAAGGGAGGTGAATGCGGTATTTTTGAGGAGTGGGAAGCAATTGGAGGAGGTTGAGAAATCTCCTAAGTGGAAGAGGAAAAGGGTGTCTAGTGAAATTGTGAAAGAGCACCCGGTTGAAGTAGTGGAAGAAGGGGAGATTAGGGTGGAGAAGTCTAAGGAGGTAGAGATAGTTGATCCTCCAAAGCAAGATGAACCTATTGCAACTAAGGCCAAAGAATGTACTCCACCCCCAAGGGAGTATGTAGCACCGGTACCCTTTCCACAAAGGCTTGCAAGGCCTAGGCTTGAAAAGAAATATGAGAAGTTTGTTGAGATCTTGAAGGGAATAAATGTCACTATTCCTTTCCTTGATATGATTACCGAAATTCCATCATATGGTAAGTTTCTTAAAGAACTTGTCACTTTTAAAAAGAAGAATGGAGAGGTGCAAACCATCAACCTCTCTAAGGAATGTAGTGCTATTCTTACTCACACTAACAAGCTTCCAAATAAGCTAGAAGATCCGGGTAGCTTCTCAATTCCGTGTTCTATCCAAGGAGTGGCTATTAAAAGAGCATTGTGTGACTTGGGGGCTAGTGTGAGCCTCATGCCAGTTTCAATCTTCAAGAGGCTTAATTTGGGAGATTTGAAGCTAACTAGAGTTTCACTTCAACTAGTCGATCGGTCGGTTAAATTTCCCATTGGTGTGATTGAAGATGTACCCTTGGTTGTTGGGAAGCTTGTCATACCATGTGATTTCTTTGTCATGGATATGCCCGAGGACTACAATGTGCCTATTATTTTGGGGCGACCTTGTCTTGCCACCGGTGGAGCTATGATTGATGTGAAGAGTGGCAAGTTATCTTTGCAAGTGGGTGAAGATAGAGTGGAATTTGAACTCCAAAAGTCTTTGGAAGCCCCATCTCTAGGTGACACTTGTTGCATTGTAGACATTCTAGAGAATCCCATGGAGGAGCATGacccaaaagcttcctctatggatCCTTTGGAGACTTGTCTTGTTAATGGGTATgaa gattga